The following are from one region of the Betta splendens chromosome 15, fBetSpl5.4, whole genome shotgun sequence genome:
- the LOC114841815 gene encoding LOW QUALITY PROTEIN: kinase non-catalytic C-lobe domain-containing protein 1 (The sequence of the model RefSeq protein was modified relative to this genomic sequence to represent the inferred CDS: deleted 4 bases in 4 codons; substituted 1 base at 1 genomic stop codon), which yields MESSADAAFTYFGKIEETDGYCDLEHLPPLLEDEENVSLADILSLRDSCLSEEEVWAVCAECAVALQSIRPSHLFHTLCITPDTLAFNAHGNICFMEQLSDDPEGSFVPPEFDNTGSTFEGHVYSLGSTLSAALTFVIEPELEAELGEEMQKLLEQMQEENPENRPLLQDILSLAAARLSNTSSTAVCRKLSSVGRRVLSIESVSNAQDGQACSWEARWQHPKPRRPAKRLSSDDGSNRVRGDSPVRANGLSRQQLCGAWDSSLWAEDLVGGGGDGMILADEMDFTSHGSSPVRRRTQQRLNRVRGALNRSCSVPDSNNPPSIPPPTHGDISVPVSDLTEIGADEHSGAWSDRFQRLDRGWSCDSYPRSSSEGYGSASAENQATQVEYDPAETSCSEEANIELGAENGSEHCVQDLVSSCASCQDLEAKQDSSEDQSPLNHSLYIPNNHMTKSMLCLNEESQDEWISLRDLLARCGRRLMINELWALCYTCLSSLQTYIDFPAYLCLDTVYVGCEGEVIFLKPKRLGSREDFFLAPEYQEHRIVTEKVCVYGVAAILWAAAKFGLSPNQKLAMPRKLKRLLLEMAKRTPIERPTIVAAKKSCRDYLSHQGTSAETVWNDLIGRVHPPASKCSDAEDLRAVETPPSLCEKPPVNSGFVPMATESRLAPVPGPVPHSYPVSRDAQLPDAFTSTSTHFSPIVLTSEAGESHNIGAVIDGTLDEFLKSCDHKEGLDLHYTPASKQTYPPQPDPDLHLHAQKSPVHQTVVATVSSSASTFPDVSHLEVSLSQPLSFNLNGCSVFNNYLFRQNPSTGRLSLVPVQVRAPDFLPGLDINVSLIPQPLQELITAGQSTGGARMNSLNEPRDCSPPLSPFSDRKHSVSEAPEGGTNHNLTQRLSRSSPVCVSSKVLPALQEVIDLLKGEFSLSGCLENKQEDISMGEYIFSLKDLDHRTFARVVKERFSHLYWEEDLLGVLHCLVNHSPSTLAPYCASDEQPPSKAAERATPTPPLVAGACRGRGGDRLRGRLDLNGNVHASSPAAEEPWEGSEARSDPGGDEAAPEEVELRSERSDHCIGHGVSTDGSDAGVVEGGDRSAGGGHQSPSEAGCPWGREEGLTGAGAQQMSPDCSEDMEDGDALASERLLSPGTRAEGPGLGLGPAWALAFYGEECFGPEVVQYSVNLGQHTGSPCLEVKAQELQQQLIIETRNLRKTRNFYQKLIQQERKHKGSENRLMVSKLKSQLDELRSKVLFLDSVRRYLEILSVEQWGLEASLLPRLAVCGSRDLRASEDPSVLSFGTSRGRSAVQAGSPLGLMAHLYARNAAIEGYIQQFLYTYRFFCSPEQLLQFIMERFITSAREGADMSADSEKIFHRSLDLLCFWITDCKSVDFPPKSRLTELLENFLTTEVIPVDARGDKLLAALHSPLRCVWSEEQSESACLHSSPEELGRKWRISKVVEPPVSVHKDKAFSVAAALPVPCYGSLLGDLHSEERRPFSQHEASSQHVAQQLTLLQQEMFQGCHPVHFLNSRVRGIGGQVSSPCSPXSRNVSCHILPAGGSSGLGCEGTPSDSSLQQLLTYAESVTNWISTEIIICDSIKAQVALLTKYLWIGKHCYESRNFATAMQVLGGLDNGIVRQLPAWKHLSSKVCEILQELRAVQVFLKSDDLCLMGAEPAPRRPTLPSAHILAMHVQQLEIGAFTFTTGAYKWTKLRRIAKVVSQVHAFQEASFPTGPDRDLQAYLRRRIGRLAAADLRLSVADGDAAFQLTGERPARRIQDALRRVRANFQ from the exons ATGGAGAGTTCGGCTGATGCAGCGTTCACGTACTTTGGGAAAATCGAGGAGACGGACGGATATTGTGATCTGGAACATCTGCCGCCACTGCTGGAGGATGAG GAGAACGTGTCTCTGGCCGACATCCTCTCCCTGCGGGAcagctgtctgtctgaggaggaggtgtgggcGGTGTGTGCAGAGTGCGCCGTGGCCCTGCAGAGCATCAGGCCCTCCCACCTCTTCCACACCCTGTGCATCACACCAGACACTCTGGCCTTCAACGCCCATGGGAACATTTGCTTCATGGAGCAGCTCAGTG ACGATCCTGAAGGCTCCTTCGTACCCCCCGAGTTTGACAACACAGGCAGCACGTTCGAG GGCCACGTTTATTCCCTGGGTTCGACGCTTTCCGCCGCGCTGACCTTTGTCATcgagccggagctggaggctgagctgggagaggagatgcagaagctgctggagcagatgcAGGAGGAGAATCCTGAGAACAGGCCGCTGCTGCAG GACATCTTGTCTCTGGCCGCAGCGCGTCTGTCTAATACCTCCTCCACCGCCGTGTGCCGCAAACTGTCGTCCGTCGGCCGCCGGGTGCTTTCCATCGAGTCGGTTTCGAACGCTCAAG ATGGACAGGCCTGCTCCTGGGAGGCCAGGTGGCAGCATCCCAAGCCCAGACGCCCGGCGAAGAGACTGAGCTCGGACGACGGCAGCAACCGCGTGCGCGGCGACAGTCCGGTCAGGGCTAATGGCCTTTCCAGACAGCAG TTATGCGGGGCCTGGGATTCCTCCCTCTGGGCTGAGGATTTGGTCGGCGGTGGGGGAGACGGCATGATCCTGGCAGATGAGATGGACTTCACCTCTCACGGCAGCTCCCCAGTGAGGCGGAGGACTCAGCAGAGGCTCAACAGGGTCAGGGGCGCCCTGAACCGCTCCTGCTCGGTCCCGGACTCCAACAACCCGCCCTCCATCCCCCCCCCGACGCACGGAGACATCAGCGTGCCTGTGAGCGACCTCACCGAGATCGGAGCGGACGAACACAGCGGCGCGTGGAGCGACAGGTTTCAGAGGCTCGATCGCGGGTGGTCCTGCGACTCGTACCCGCGCAGCAGCTCCGAGGGCTACGGGAGCGCGAGTGCGGAAAACCAGGCGACGCAAGTCGAGTATGATCCGGCAGAAACTTCATGCAGCGAAGAAGCAAACATCGAACTGGGCGCTGAAAACGGGTCGGAGCACTGCGTTCAGGATTTAGTATCTTCCTGTGCATCCTGTCAGGACCTGGAAGCAAAGCAGGACTCGTCCGAGGACCAGAGCCCACTGAATCACAGCCTCTACATTCCTAATAACCACATGACCAAAAGCATGCTGTGCCTGAATGAGGAATCTCAGGATGAG TGGATCTCTCTCAGAGACTTACTGGCTCGGTGTGGGCGGAGGCTGATGATTAACGAGCTGTGGGCTCTGTGTTATACCTGCTTGTCCTCGCTGCAGACTTACATTGACTTTCCAG CCTATTTATGCCTGGACACGGTGTACGTGGGCTGTGAGGGAGAAGTGATCTTCCTGAAACCTAAACGCTTGG GATCCCGAGAGGATTTTTTTCTCGCACCCGAGTATCAAGAACACAGAATTGTCACTGagaag GTCTGCGTTTATGGAGTCGCTGCTATTCTCTGGGCTGCAGCCAAGTTTGGTTTATCACCAAATCAAAAGCTGGCCATGCCTCGCAAGCTGAAGAGGCTCCTCCTGGAAATGGCGAAGAGGACGCCTATTGAGAGACCCACAATTGTCGCGGCCAAGAAG AGCTGCCGTGATTACTTATCACACCAAGGGACCAGTGCTGAGACGGTCTGGAACGACCTCATCGGCAGAGTTCACCCG CCAGCCTCGAAATGTAGCGATGCGGAAGATTTGAGAGCAGTTGAAACTCCTCCAAGTTTATGTGAAAAGCCTCCAGTAAACAGTG GCTTTGTGCCCATGGCCACTGAGAGCCGACTGGCTCCTGTGCCTGGCCCTGTTCCCCACAGCTACCCAGTCAGCAGGGACGCCCAGCTCCCCGATGCCTTCACGTCCACCTCCACACACTTCAGCCCCATCGTCCTGACCAGTGAAGCAGGAGAGAGCCACAACATCGGAGCCGTCATCGACGG GACCCTGGATGAATTCCTTAAAAGCTGTGACCACAAGGAAGGGCTGGATCTCCATTACACGCCAGCCTCCAAACAGACCTACCCA CCGCAGCCTGACCCTGATCTCCATCTCCATGCACAGAAGTCGCCCGTCCATCAGACAGTTGTAGCCACAGTTTCCAGCTCTGCTTCTACTTTTCCTGATGTGTCCCATCTGGAGGTGTCTCTTTCACAGCCGTTGTCTTTTAACCTCAATGGCTGCAGCGTTTTCAACAATTACCTTTTTCGCCAGAATCCTTCAACAGGGCGCCTTTCTTTGGTGCCGGTGCAGGTCCGGGCTCCCGACTTTCTTCCTGGGTTGGACATTAACGTCTCCCTGATTCCGCAGCCTCTGCAGGAACTGATCACAGCCGGACAGAGCACAGGAGGTGCTCGTATGAACTCTCTGAACGAACCCCGAGACTGTAGCCCACCGTTGAGTCCTTTCAGTGACAGAAAGCACAGTGTGTCTGAAGCTCCCGAAGGCGGAACAAATCACAACCTGACACAAAGACTGAGTCGGTCGTCTCCAGTTTGTGTCTCCTCCAAGGTTCTCCCTGCCTTACAGGAGGTGATTGACTTGCTCAAGGGAGAGTTTTCACTCAGTGGGtgtttggaaaacaaacaagaggacaTTTCCATGG GGGAGTACATCTTCTCCTTGAAGGACCTGGATCACCGCACATTCGCCAGAGTTGTGAAGGAGCGCTTCAGCCATCTGTACTGGGAGGAGGACCTGCTGGGCGTGTTGCACTGCCTGGTCAACCACAGCCCGTCCACACT TGCCCCATACTGTGCATCTGATGAGCAGCCTCCATCAAAGGCTGCAGAAAGGGCgacacccaccccccccctggTGGCCGGAgcctgcagagggagggggggcgacCGCCTGCGCGGCCGCCTGGATCTGAATGGAAACGTCCACGCGTCCAGTCCCGCTGCCGAGGAGCCTTGGGAAGGATCCGAGGCTCGGTCAGATCCTGGAGGAGACGAGGCCGCGCCCGAAGAGGTGGAGTTGCGGTCGGAGCGTAGTGACCACTGTATCGGCCACG GCGTGAGCACTGACGGTTCAGACGCAGGGGTCGTGGAGGGAGGAGATCGCTCAGCG GGGGGCGGCCATCAAAGCCCCTCTGAAGCCGGGTGTCCGTGGGGACGAGAGGAAGGACTGACGGGCGCCGGGGCTCAGCAGATGAGCCCGGACTGTTCAGAGGACATGGAGGACGGCGACGCCTTGGCGTCAGAGCGCCTCCTCTCGCCTGGAACCAGAGCTGAGGGACCGGGCCTGGGCCTCGGACCGGCATGGGCCTTGGCTTTCTACGGAGAGGAGTGCTTCGGTCCGGAGGTGGTGCAGTACTCAGTGAACCTGGGGCAGCACACGGGATCTCCATGTCTGGAAGTGAAAGCCCAG gaactgcagcagcagctgataatTGAAACAAGGAACCTGAGGAAAACGAGAAATTTCTACCAGAAGCTGATTCAACAGGAGAGAAAACATAAAG GCTCAGAGAACAGACTCATGGTGTCCAAGCTCAAGTCACAGCTCGACGAGCTCAGATCCAAAGTGCTCTTTTTGGACTCTGTGAGGAGATACTTGGAG ATTCTGAGCGTGGAGCAGTGGGGTTTGGAGGCCTCGCTGTTGCCTCGCTTGGCCGTCTGCGGCTCTCGGGACCTCCGAGCCTCTGAGGACCCCTCTGTTCTAAGCTTTGGCACCAGCAGAGGCCGGAGCGCTGTTCAGGCCGGGTCTCCTCTGGGCCTCATGGCTCATCTCTACGCCAG AAATGCGGCCATTGAAGGCTACATCCAGCAGTTCCTGTACACCTACCGCTTCTTCTGCTCCCCCGAGCAGTTACTGCAGTTCATAATGGAGAGATTCATCACTTCCGCCAG GGAAGGCGCAGACATGTCAGCAGACAGTGAAAAGATCTTCCATCGCAGCTTAGACCTGCTCTGCTTCTGGATAACAGACTGTAAGAGTGTGGACTTCCCACCAAAGTCCAGGCTGACGGAGCTGTTGGAAAACTTCCTCACCACCGAG GTGATTCCCGTAGACGCGCGCGGGGACAAACTTCTCGCCGCGCTCCACAGCCCTTTGCGTTGTGTTTGGAGCGAGGAACAGAGCGAATCTGCGTGCTTGCATTCATCTCCCGAGGAGCTCGGAAGAAAG TGGAGGATCTCCAAAGTGGTGGAGCCGCCTGTGTCAGTGCACAAAGACAAAGCCTTCTCCGTAGCTGCGGCGCTGCCTGTGCCCTGCTACGGCTCCCTGCTGGGAGACCTGCACAGTGAGGAGCGACGG CCCTTCAGCCAACATGAAGCCAGCTCACAGCACGTCGCCCAGCAGCTCAccctcctgcagcag GAAATGTTCCAGGGATGTCATCCAGTGCACTTTCTGAACTCCAGAGTTCGAGGAATCGGGGGACAAG TTTCCTCCCCTTGTTCTCCCTGAAGCAGGAACGTGTCCTGCCACATCttaccagcagggggcagcagtggGCTCGGGTGCGAGGGCACGCCGTCAGACAgctccctccagcagctgctcacatATGCTGAGAGCGTCACTAACTGGATCTCGACTGAAATAATCATCTGCGACTCCATCAAG GCACAAGTGGCTCTGCTGACCAAGTACCTGTGGATAGGCAAACACTGCTACGAGTCCAGGAACTTCGCCACCGCCATGCAGGTCCTCGGAGGCCTGGACAACGGGATTGTCAGGCAGCTACCA GCTTGGAAACATCTGTCTTCCAAGGTGTGCGagatcctgcaggagctgcgaGCCGtgcag GTGTTCCTGAAAAGCGATGATCTGTGTCTCATGGGGGCAGAACCGGCGCCGAGGAGGCCCACGCTGCCGTCAGCGCACATCCTGGCCATGCacgtccagcagctggagatcgGGGCCTTCACGTTCACCACAGGGGCCTACAAGTGGACCAAGCTCAG gAGAATAGCGAAGGTGGTGAGCCAGGTCCACGCCTTCCAGGAGGCCTCGTTC CCCACAGGCCCGGACCGGGACCTGCAGGCCTACCTCAGGCGCCGCATCGGCCGCCTCGCCGCCGCCGACCTCCGCCTCTCGGTCGCCGACGGCGACGCCGCCTTCCAGCTGACGGGCGAGCGACCCGCGCGGCGGATCCAGGACGCGCTGAGGAGGGTGAGGGCCAACTTCCAGTGA
- the LOC114841865 gene encoding homeobox protein vent1-like translates to MKAGDVSTSTGDSAGARFQTHDSHVTEQHWEEDGEILSVDWLAQSHQNTGLTEHGRARDAAPTSRPHIPCMVPPRPPTFGKGYLQLKPTAPKSTEHVGSAESNGREDSPLPPSSCASPISENSGYSSGYESEAASSECLSVDDGRDGEKDAPQRRARTKFSPEQIGKLEKIFNKHKYLDAGERVKTAQKLNLTETQVRTWFQNRRMKLKREVQDYLAPPVPPLMFQPLPPAQYHSMGGQQPHFPGSEPAFHPLPVPHIVFQQQMPAYHPPHLMIHNQHFY, encoded by the exons ATGAAAGCAGGCGACGTCTCCACCTCTACGGGGGATTCAGCTGGAGCCCGGTTTCAGACACAT GATTCACATGTCACCGAGCAGCACTGGGAAGAAGATGGTGAAATACTTTCCGTGGACTGGCTGGCCCAGAGCCATCAGAACACCGGGCTGACGGAGCACGGCCGGGCGCGGGATGCTGCGCCAACCAGCAGACCTCACATCCCCTGCATGGTGCCGCCGCGTCCTCCGACGTTTGGCAAAGGttacctgcagctgaagcccacGGCACCAAAGTCTACGGAGCACGTGGGGTCAGCGGAGAGCAACGGGCGCGAGGACTCGCCCCTGCCTCCATCCAGCTGCGCGTCACCAA TTTCAGAAAACAGCGGGTATTCATCCGGGTACGAGAGCGAGGCGGCCTCGTCAGAGTGTCTCTCCGTGGATGACGGACGCGATGGGGAGAAAGACGCGCCGCAGCGTCGCGCGCGCACGAAGTTCAGCCCGGAGCAGATCGGCAAACTGGAGAAGATCTTCAATAAGCACAAATACCTGGACGCCGGAGAGAGAGTCAAGACGGCACAGAAGCTAAACCTCACAGAAACGCAG GTTCGCACGTGGTTTCAGAACCGCAGGATGAAGCTGAAGCGCGAGGTCCAGGACTACCTCGCCCCGCCAGTACCGCCGCTCATGTTCCAGCCCCTGCCCCCGGCTCAGTACCACAGCATGGGCGGCCAGCAGCCCCACTTCCCGGGGAGCGAGCCGGCCTTTCACCCGCTGCCCGTTCCGCACATTGTCTTCCAGCAGCAGATGCCGGCTTATCACCCTCCTCACCTCATGATCCACAACCAACACTTCTACTGA